The proteins below are encoded in one region of Paenibacillus sp. YYML68:
- the secA gene encoding preprotein translocase subunit SecA, whose translation MLGLVKKMFGDPNERELKRMWKAVEYINSLEPSIEVLSDEQLKHKTVEFRERLEKGEDIDSLLPEAFAVVREASKRVLGKRHYDVQLIGGMTLHEGRIAEMRTGEGKTLVGTLPVYLNALLGKGVHVVTVNDYLAARDSGEMGKVYEFLGMTVGVNLPSLSHADKQAAYACDVTYGTNNEFGFDYLRDNMVVYKEQMVQRPLYYAVIDEVDSILVDEARTPLIISGQAAKSTELYLMADHFVSKLTEEDDYIIDVKLRNVALTEDGVAKAEKAFNIENLFDHEHVTLNHHIQQALKAHVIMRRDVDYVVQDGEIVIVDEFTGRLMVGRRYSEGLHQAIEAKEKLQVQNESMTLATITLQNYFRMYRKLSGMTGTAKTEEEELKKIYGLDVIVVPTNRPMIRKDTPDVVYKSVASKFRAVVNEIEERHKKQQPVLVGTVSIENSERLSEMLKKKGIPHKVLNAKYHAEEAEIVSRAGQKGAVTIATNMAGRGTDIMLGETVAELGGLHIIGTERHESRRIDNQLRGRAGRQGDPGSSQFYLSLEDDLMRRFGAENIMGMMDRLGFEEDQPIESKLITRAIESAQKRVEGNNFDVRKIVLQYDDVMNQQREIIYKQRREVIESENIRDIVLGMIMPTIDRIVEAHCPADLVPEEWDLQAIVDYANGTFLHEGQLTADELWGKEKEDVAQYIKDLVTRLYEEREKTIGEEFFREFEKVVVLRAVDSKWMDHIDAMDQLRQGIHLRAYGGTDPLREYQFEGYEMFQEMVQSIQEEVATYVMKAHVETNLVREAIVDENEMATNAEPAVKKPAVNKDIIGRNDLCPCGSGKKYKQCHGA comes from the coding sequence ATGCTAGGTCTCGTTAAAAAAATGTTCGGGGATCCGAATGAACGTGAGTTAAAGCGGATGTGGAAAGCCGTTGAGTATATCAACTCGTTGGAGCCTTCAATTGAAGTGCTGTCGGACGAGCAGTTAAAGCATAAGACTGTTGAGTTCCGTGAGCGGCTCGAGAAGGGCGAGGATATCGACTCGCTGCTGCCTGAGGCGTTCGCGGTCGTGCGCGAGGCTTCGAAGCGCGTGCTCGGCAAGCGTCATTATGACGTGCAGCTGATCGGCGGTATGACGCTGCATGAAGGCCGCATCGCGGAGATGAGAACGGGTGAAGGTAAGACGCTCGTCGGTACGCTCCCGGTCTACTTGAACGCGTTGCTTGGCAAGGGCGTCCATGTCGTGACAGTCAACGATTACCTCGCAGCGCGCGATAGCGGCGAGATGGGCAAGGTCTATGAGTTCCTCGGCATGACCGTCGGGGTCAACCTGCCGAGCCTGTCGCATGCGGATAAGCAGGCTGCGTATGCCTGTGACGTCACGTATGGAACGAACAATGAGTTCGGCTTCGACTACTTGCGCGATAACATGGTTGTGTATAAGGAGCAGATGGTACAGCGCCCGCTGTACTATGCGGTAATTGACGAGGTGGACTCCATTCTCGTCGATGAGGCGCGTACGCCGCTCATTATCTCGGGACAGGCGGCCAAGTCGACGGAGCTGTACTTGATGGCGGATCACTTCGTCAGCAAGCTGACGGAGGAAGACGATTACATCATCGATGTGAAGCTGCGTAACGTGGCGCTGACTGAAGATGGCGTGGCGAAGGCTGAGAAGGCGTTCAACATCGAGAACTTGTTCGACCACGAGCATGTGACGTTGAACCACCATATTCAGCAAGCATTGAAGGCTCATGTCATTATGCGCCGCGATGTGGACTATGTCGTACAGGATGGCGAGATCGTCATCGTTGACGAATTTACGGGCCGTCTGATGGTCGGTCGTCGCTACAGCGAGGGCTTGCACCAGGCAATCGAGGCGAAGGAGAAGCTGCAGGTACAGAACGAGTCGATGACACTCGCGACGATTACGCTGCAGAACTACTTCCGGATGTACCGCAAGCTGTCCGGTATGACGGGTACGGCGAAGACCGAGGAAGAAGAGCTGAAGAAGATTTACGGGCTTGACGTCATCGTCGTGCCGACGAACCGTCCGATGATTCGTAAGGATACGCCGGATGTCGTCTACAAGTCGGTAGCGAGCAAGTTCCGCGCGGTCGTGAACGAGATCGAAGAGCGTCATAAGAAGCAGCAACCGGTGCTCGTCGGTACTGTATCGATCGAGAACTCTGAGCGTCTGTCTGAGATGCTGAAGAAGAAGGGTATCCCTCATAAAGTATTGAACGCCAAGTACCATGCTGAGGAAGCAGAGATCGTATCGCGTGCGGGACAGAAGGGCGCGGTTACGATCGCGACGAACATGGCCGGTCGTGGTACCGACATTATGCTCGGTGAGACGGTAGCCGAACTGGGCGGTCTGCATATTATAGGTACAGAGCGCCATGAGAGCCGTCGTATCGACAATCAGCTGCGCGGCCGTGCCGGACGTCAGGGCGACCCGGGCTCATCGCAGTTTTACTTGTCGCTTGAGGATGATCTGATGCGTCGCTTCGGCGCGGAGAACATTATGGGCATGATGGACCGCCTCGGCTTCGAGGAGGACCAGCCGATCGAGAGCAAGCTCATTACGCGGGCAATTGAGTCGGCGCAGAAGCGGGTCGAGGGCAACAACTTCGACGTGCGGAAGATCGTTCTACAGTATGACGATGTGATGAACCAGCAGCGCGAAATTATTTACAAGCAGCGCCGCGAGGTGATTGAGTCCGAGAACATCCGTGACATCGTGCTCGGCATGATTATGCCGACGATCGATCGTATTGTCGAGGCGCATTGTCCAGCTGACCTGGTGCCAGAGGAGTGGGACCTGCAGGCGATCGTTGATTATGCGAACGGTACGTTCCTTCACGAAGGCCAGCTGACCGCAGACGAGCTGTGGGGCAAGGAGAAGGAAGACGTCGCTCAATATATCAAGGATCTCGTAACCCGCCTGTACGAGGAGCGCGAGAAGACGATTGGCGAGGAGTTTTTCCGCGAGTTCGAGAAGGTCGTCGTGCTGCGTGCGGTGGACAGCAAGTGGATGGACCATATCGATGCGATGGACCAGCTGCGCCAAGGCATTCATCTGCGTGCGTACGGCGGTACCGATCCGCTGCGCGAATACCAGTTCGAGGGCTATGAGATGTTCCAGGAGATGGTGCAGAGCATTCAGGAGGAGGTCGCTACGTACGTCATGAAGGCGCACGTGGAGACGAATCTTGTTCGTGAAGCGATCGTCGATGAGAACGAGATGGCGACGAATGCGGAGCCTGCGGTGAAGAAGCCTGCGGTCAATAAGGACATTATTGGACGTAATGACCTGTGTCCTTGCGGAAGCGGGAAGAAATATAAGCAATGTCACGGTGCTTAA
- the hpf gene encoding ribosome hibernation-promoting factor, HPF/YfiA family, producing the protein MKFNIRGANIEVTEALRDHVEKKLSRLERYIEAPPQSEAHVTLSVVKGLQTVEVTIPLIGLMLRAEEKHPDLYAAVDLVVDKLERQIRKAKTRANRKVRQEGSLRDLFRTDSGATAVLEEEEDFELVRTKRFNLKPMDVDEAILQMNMVGHSFFVFANSDTSEVNVVYKRDDGKYGLIEPAK; encoded by the coding sequence ATGAAATTCAACATTCGTGGTGCGAACATCGAGGTAACTGAGGCGTTAAGGGACCATGTTGAAAAAAAGCTGAGCAGGCTGGAAAGGTACATTGAAGCTCCCCCTCAATCCGAAGCACATGTAACATTAAGTGTGGTGAAGGGTCTGCAGACTGTTGAGGTGACGATTCCGCTGATCGGCTTAATGCTGCGGGCGGAGGAGAAGCATCCGGACCTGTACGCGGCCGTCGATCTGGTCGTGGACAAGCTGGAGCGGCAAATCCGCAAGGCGAAGACAAGAGCGAACCGCAAGGTGCGCCAGGAGGGCAGTCTTCGTGACCTGTTCCGTACGGATTCAGGCGCAACGGCTGTTCTGGAGGAAGAGGAAGACTTCGAACTCGTACGCACGAAGCGCTTCAACCTGAAGCCGATGGATGTGGATGAGGCGATCCTTCAGATGAATATGGTTGGGCACAGCTTCTTCGTCTTCGCGAACTCCGACACGTCCGAGGTGAACGTCGTGTACAAGCGGGACGACGGGAAGTACGGGTTAATTGAGCCGGCTAAATAA
- a CDS encoding cold shock domain-containing protein, whose translation MQGKVKWFNAEKGYGFIEREDGGDVFVHFSAIQTDGFKTLDEGQSVEFDIVEGARGPQAANVVKL comes from the coding sequence ATGCAAGGTAAAGTGAAATGGTTCAACGCAGAGAAGGGCTATGGTTTCATCGAGCGTGAAGATGGTGGCGACGTATTCGTACACTTCTCCGCTATTCAAACAGACGGCTTCAAGACGCTTGACGAAGGCCAATCTGTTGAGTTTGACATCGTAGAGGGCGCACGCGGACCTCAAGCAGCTAACGTCGTCAAGTTGTAA
- the fliS gene encoding flagellar export chaperone FliS, giving the protein MLQPQMNKYLETAVQSASPAQLLIMLCDGAIRFCKQFILALKTNNYEEANRNVIKVQDIVKEFVITLDKNSPIAEHLLLMYDYIEFRLIEANTHKSTESAEEALSYLVELKNTWVEANKLIAASKTPAGLKHG; this is encoded by the coding sequence CCTCAAATGAATAAATACTTGGAGACCGCCGTTCAATCGGCTTCCCCTGCTCAGCTATTGATCATGCTATGCGACGGCGCGATCCGCTTCTGTAAGCAGTTCATACTAGCGCTTAAGACGAACAATTACGAGGAAGCGAATCGCAACGTCATCAAGGTGCAGGACATTGTCAAGGAATTCGTCATCACACTGGACAAAAATTCGCCAATCGCAGAACATTTATTACTAATGTATGACTATATCGAGTTCCGCTTAATTGAAGCCAATACGCACAAGTCGACGGAATCGGCTGAAGAGGCGCTATCCTACCTGGTAGAGCTGAAGAACACTTGGGTAGAAGCGAACAAGCTGATCGCTGCTTCCAAGACGCCTGCCGGTCTGAAGCATGGATGA